A part of Xenopus tropicalis strain Nigerian chromosome 4, UCB_Xtro_10.0, whole genome shotgun sequence genomic DNA contains:
- the tmem170a gene encoding transmembrane protein 170A, producing the protein MEGGGGGLGGEPGLLQQILSLRLVPRVGNVTDCQRATLCSFPEMWYGVFLWALVSSLFFHIPAGLLALFTLRHHKYGRFMSVGILLMGILGPISAGILTSAAIAGVYKAAGKEMIPFEALVLGVGQTFCVLIVSFLRILATL; encoded by the exons ATGGAAGGCGGCGGAGGAGGGTTGGGCGGAGAACCCGGGCTTTTGCAGCAAATTCTAAGTCTCCGATTAGTGCCGCGGGTCGGCAATGTGACTGATTGTCAGAGGGCCACATTATGCTCCTTTCCTG AAATGTGGTATGGAGTTTTCCTATGGGCCCTCGtctcttctctttttttccataTACCTGCTGGATTGCTAGCCCTGTTCACTCTCAGACACCACAAGTATGGGCGCTTTATGTCCGTAGGAATCCTGCTAATGGGAATTttgggaccaatatcagcaggaATTTTAACAA GTGCTGCCATAGCTGGAGTATACAAAGCTGCTGGCAAAGAGATGATCCCTTTCGAAGCTCTGGTACTAGGTGTTGGTCAGACTTTCTGTGTTCTCATCGTTTCATTTTTGAGGATTTTAGCAACTTTATAA